The stretch of DNA aaaccacaaaaccccccaacaaaacctaaaaaaaccaaaacaaaaaaaaacaaacccaaaaaacaaaacaaaaaaaaccaaaaaaaccaaacaattaaaaaaacccccaaaaacccccaaaaaacaaacaaaaaaaacccccaaaaacccccaaaccaaaaaacaaatccaCCACCAAAACCCCCAGCGAAGCCCTCTTAAAAAACCCCTCTTGGGGCCGGTTTCAGCCTGCACTGGGCCCACCACAGGGCTCCTGAGGAGGTCCCATGCACTGGACCTGGGCAATGGAATATATAACTGTATTTCCAGCACTGTTTTCATCGTGTTGGTGGAATTTAAATATGACACTTAGAATCACTTTTTAAGTATAAAAGTTACAAATTAACAActataaaactgaatttcagttGTATCTTCTTTCAAGAAAAGCATcaacataatttaaattatgaagGGACAACTCTTAGGAAATACTCTTTATTAATATAACATACAACaagtgctgctcctcacatAACAGTATTTGAACTCTTCTCTCTCATAAACTTAAAACATGGTTCTTATTGGAAGCATATCTTGTCTCTGAACACTTATTTGGagagaaaagcataaaaactACTCCCCCTGAAATCAAAAGGGAAGAGATCCTTACACAGTATTTACAACATAGTTTATAAGAAACACATTAACAATGAACGTATGCAAACATACATAACAGCATCAATATAAAATAACCTGTATGAAAAATCCCGTATAAATTCACTTTAAGTACAAACCCACAAGATTTCCAGTATTAATCCAAGTATCTTTGGTGTTCGTTGGTTTAAGGTATTTTCCACCAAAAACAGACCTATATTGCTTTTCCACAGACCTTGAAATAAAAGCTCCAAAATAAATTAAGGACACTTGAAGGAATAAGCGCCCTGCATGAGGCAAGGACTGGCCTGTGCAGGACGCCCTTCAGACCAGAGGACGCGCGGCACCATTCGCTTGCCcggtgctgcagctccctctcaggCTGCCTGGAGGCTCAAACAACAAAATCACAATTTTCCCCAGATCCAACCCGCGGGGGCAGTGGAGCAGCCCGGTCCGGTCCCCTCGGGGACCAGGGGCGCATCTCGGGCCCCGCACGGCGCTTCCCTCCGGGCGGGCTTTGGCGGCTCTCAGGGACCCGGCGGCGATGCGGCGGCGCCCCGAGCCCTGCCCCGAGCCGGGCTCTCATCTGAAGGCGGGGGACAGCCGGGTCCCCAGCTCGCAGGTCCCCGCCGTGTCCCGCTCGGCGGGGCGCAGCGCCCAGGCGGGCAgcggcagccccgggggcaCGGCCGGGCTCCGGGTCGGCAGCTCCGGGTAGCGGCGGGGCAGCACCAGCGCTGCCCAGGGCCCCTGCGGCCAGCCCGGGGGCACCGGAAAGGCGGCAGGGgcccggggcgcggcgggggccCGGGCGGAGCTCGGGGAGCTGCGGGGTCTCGGCGGGGCCCGGGGGATCCCCGAGAGCGGCGGGGCCCGGAGAACGGCGGGGAGCGAGGCCATCCCCGAgagcggcggggcccggggcgcggcggggcccggggggaTCCTCGAGGGCGGCGGGGGCGAtgcgggcgggcggcggcagaggccgcggcggcggcggaggtGGTAATTCCCCCCCGGGTACATGTCCTGGAAAGCGGGGTCCAGCACCCACTCGccggcgcggccgcggcggcAGGGCAGCCGTCGGAAGCAGGGGTTGAGGCTGAGGTTGTGGCGGACGCTGTTCTGCCACTGGCGGCTGGGGCCGCGGTAGAAGGGGAAGCGCTCCGCGATGTAGGCGTAGATGCCGCTGAGAGGCAGCCGCTGCCCGGGGCTGGCCCGGATGGCCATGGTGATCAGCGCCACGAACGAGTAGGGAGGGCGCCGCGGCCACCCCGCCGTGCCTGCCTCGGTGCCCGGCCCAGTGCCCGGCCCGGTGATGCGCTCGGTGCCCGGCTCGGTGATGCACTCGGTGCCCGGCTCGGTGATGCGTTCGGTGCCCGGCCCGGTGATGCGCTCGGTGCCCGGCTCGGTGATGCGCTCGGTGCCCGGCTCGGTGATGCACTCGGTGCCCGGCCCGGTGGCCCGCTCGGTGATGCACTCGGCGCCCCGCTCGGTGATGCACTCGGTGCCCGGCCCAGTGACCGGCTCGGTGATGCATTCGGTGCCCGACTCGGTGATGCATTCGGTGCCCGGCTCTGTGATGCGCTCGGTGCCCCGCTCGGTGATGCACTCGGTGCCCGGCCCGGTGCCCGGCTCGGTACCACATTCGGTGCTCGGCCCGGTGCCCGCCGCCCGCTGCTCGCCGGGGTCGGTCTCGGCCATGGCCCCGCGCTCCGCtcgccccagccccgcgggcCCTTCTAAAGCCTCTCCCCGCCACCCTTCCgcccccggcccagcccagtCTGGTCAGTTCGCGGTCGCCGCCGGGTCAGGACGGGGCACGGCTCGGGGCAGAGCTCAGCGCTGGGAGCCGGTCCCTGCCAGCAAAGCCGGTGGAATTCCCATCGTTTCCTACCCACGGCGGGATGAGCTGCACACCCGCCACGTCCAGGggcaaacacagccctgagccccgcCGGGACCCGGCCCCGGTACCTCCGGGTCCCACCGGTACCAGAGGGTGGTggagaagctgctctgctgcagcaacGTGGATTCTACCAGTGTCACACCTGTGCAAGCACTGCGAGTCATTAAATCCTTCAAAATACACCTGTGTGTGCAGAATTAGTAGCGAGCTGTTGCCagtcatttaattaaaatacatcctcatttaaaaaatgttgatttGATCAGCTCATGCCACCTGCCCCCTAATTTacattacaaaataaaaccataatttAAAGACCATACAATAATAGATAAACACCCCCAGTCATGAtttcataaaaaaagaaaccacttAAATGCCTAATGAACACAGAAGTACGGTGTGCATAGAACTGGACCACTCACACTAAGGTGAAAACTTATCcggttttattttttaaagaaaaatattcctctttaaACACAAAGCATGAACTAAAAACCTCTGAGGAACAGCTTCTCCTTCCTTGGAGCATGTTTAAACTGTACAGTGACAGAGCTCCCCAAGGAACACACACATATAACATACAGTCTTTCTTTCACAGGAAATAAGGTTTAGGACTTGAAATTGTCCTCCTCACCCTCTCTAGATACCCATTCAATCCAAAAATACTCAGTACCTCACTCCTGCCCCAGAACACAGTGATGATAATTTCTGGATGCAACatatatctaaaaaaaaaaaaaaaaaaggatgggcCAAATTGGCCCATTCTAGCCTTTTAACAGATGTCTGTGAGAGAGGTTAAGGGTTAAGACCATTGTTATTTCCAGGAATGGtgcttggaagaaaaatatagcAGCATCCACAGGCAACAGAAGCCCTTCAATCCAGCTGCCCTGTTACAAGGACCCCAGCCAGTTCAGCAGGGATTTGCAGATGTTCCCAGCACCCAGGAAGAGGGAGTGGGAATTAAACATTCACAGGCTTCATCTGTTGCTTGAACAAATAGCCTAAAATTCAGTGAATCTGGCCTACATATGCCAGCaatgaggttttttcccccccagagACCAATTTAATGTCTAAGATTTTATGTTAAAAGGTATGATAAACTTCAGAAACCAGCAACTTGTTCTACCCACTCCCTCTATCCCATCAAATAGATATGTGCATAAAATTTCACATCTGCCAAACTCCCCAGACTGCGGAACTGGAACCAGACTCCAAAATACAAATTCTTTCTAATTCAGAACAGCAAAATCATCTAAAGTATCTGCAAGGTCTCAGAACATGCCTAACAAGCCCATGGCCAAAGAAGAAGTACCTGGACATTTTCAATGGAAAGTAGGAAATGGAAAAGGTCTGTAAATAAATCTCATTTATACTCTACTTCATCATTAATTGTTGGTATTATTAAGTCACGTTCAGATCTTTATCAGGCCATTTTGTAAAGATCTTTCCCACTCCATACACTCCAACAGTTTTTACAGTAGGAAaagtattagaaaaataaaatctccccCCTGAACAACACTGTATGAAGATCAACATCATCAGTCACAGATATTTTTACAGGGGACCAGATAAACTTCTGCTTCCTCCAAACCAGCTTTGTACAGAAAAGAGCAGCACGATAGACACAGTATCTACGAGCTAGATTAAGGCCAACAATATAAAGACAAACATGGGCTCAGATCTTCTGAAATGAAGAAACCTTGCAAATGTTTTTGTACATctgcacgcacacacacactcacacactcacactcacacacgCTCGTGTGTTCCTCAAGCAAAGGCTTCACAACCGTGAGAGCACCACGGGAGAGAGTTCTAGCACCAGAATGAAAAACTTCCCTCTGCAGTAATAAACCCCAAAGTCTCTCTATTGCTTTGGACAAGGTCACCAAACCCCCTCCCAAGAGCAGTTTGAGTGAGCAGCTCAGAGGTGCAGCGACAGTTACGGTGTTCCTGCTCCGAACGCTGCTGGGAAGAAGAGAGGtgtggagatgctgcagctcctgggctgtggagaggaggagaaggttgGTATTGCAGTCTGGTCCAGCGTGGTGGTGAAACTCAGCGCAGCTGGG from Camarhynchus parvulus chromosome 21, STF_HiC, whole genome shotgun sequence encodes:
- the LOC115912474 gene encoding forkhead box protein E3-like, encoding MAETDPGEQRAAGTGPSTECGTEPGTGPGTECITERGTERITEPGTECITESGTECITEPVTGPGTECITERGAECITERATGPGTECITEPGTERITEPGTERITGPGTERITEPGTECITEPGTERITGPGTGPGTEAGTAGWPRRPPYSFVALITMAIRASPGQRLPLSGIYAYIAERFPFYRGPSRQWQNSVRHNLSLNPCFRRLPCRRGRAGEWVLDPAFQDMYPGGNYHLRRRRGLCRRPPASPPPPSRIPPGPAAPRAPPLSGMASLPAVLRAPPLSGIPRAPPRPRSSPSSARAPAAPRAPAAFPVPPGWPQGPWAALVLPRRYPELPTRSPAVPPGLPLPAWALRPAERDTAGTCELGTRLSPAFR